One Roseimaritima multifibrata DNA window includes the following coding sequences:
- a CDS encoding sensor histidine kinase has protein sequence MLARSPIRTKLLLALAILTAIISTLAFSGFWGLYRYRSLANNINHRAAEIPQINALLRSVETMRDSCRRIEDDSFNSFKIGPDPILSESIQRSESDRFDDALQEFGSVLARYQVSLAASSSEDNLFLDPEQQQRLLNRIDKALQCVRSTQRRQLHDLEAIEFATLQLDLDALADYTQQLPSMLQRRMAGVRDQVRGQYRTWITLAWSCTVLALVMLGVLLWLFKTLIMQPFQNLLEGCRLVACGHFDHTIELGTGDELDELGQAMNGMTERFRSTRDGLNSQVRQRTREVIQREQLASVGFLAAGVAHEINNPLASIAWSAEALESRLHDVLHSTTDECTIMREEAEALKKNLTRIQDEAFRCKGITERLLDFSRMSNVTVAPTDLGELVSEVVSMVGTLGQYRCKSIRIECPETVIAEINAQEIRQVILNLLTNALESVPSDGLVIAKVEATNSQASVSVTDNGCGMSDEVCENLFEPFFTRRQDGRGTGLGLSITHRIISKHGGVITAHSDGEGHGSRLEFSLPINTMEPNHVASQVA, from the coding sequence GTGTTAGCTCGCTCACCCATTCGAACCAAACTGCTACTGGCGTTGGCGATCCTCACGGCGATCATCAGCACGCTCGCTTTCAGTGGATTCTGGGGGCTTTACCGCTATCGCAGCCTTGCCAACAACATCAACCATCGCGCCGCGGAGATCCCTCAGATCAACGCCTTGCTGCGTTCCGTAGAAACAATGCGAGACAGTTGCCGAAGGATTGAGGACGATAGTTTCAACTCGTTTAAAATCGGGCCTGATCCGATTTTATCCGAATCGATCCAACGGAGCGAAAGCGATCGCTTTGACGATGCCTTGCAAGAATTCGGGTCGGTCCTCGCACGCTACCAAGTCTCCTTGGCAGCCTCCTCATCGGAAGACAACCTCTTTCTTGATCCAGAACAACAACAGCGGTTGCTAAACCGAATCGACAAAGCACTGCAATGTGTCCGCAGCACCCAACGCCGCCAGCTGCATGATTTGGAGGCGATTGAATTCGCAACCCTGCAGCTGGACCTGGATGCCCTTGCCGATTACACGCAACAGTTGCCATCGATGCTGCAGCGCCGAATGGCGGGCGTCCGCGACCAAGTCCGCGGCCAATACCGAACCTGGATCACGCTTGCGTGGTCTTGCACGGTCCTTGCGCTGGTAATGCTGGGAGTCCTCCTGTGGCTGTTCAAAACCCTGATCATGCAACCTTTTCAGAACCTGCTGGAGGGCTGCCGCTTGGTCGCCTGCGGGCATTTCGATCACACCATCGAACTCGGCACCGGAGACGAATTGGACGAACTGGGCCAGGCAATGAACGGGATGACCGAACGTTTCCGCAGCACTCGAGACGGCCTGAACAGCCAAGTCCGTCAACGCACCCGCGAAGTGATCCAGCGCGAACAGTTGGCCAGTGTGGGCTTTTTGGCAGCCGGGGTCGCCCACGAAATCAACAATCCACTCGCCTCCATTGCCTGGAGTGCCGAAGCCCTTGAATCACGTCTTCACGATGTGCTGCACAGCACGACCGATGAATGCACGATCATGCGTGAAGAGGCCGAAGCCCTCAAGAAGAACCTGACCCGAATTCAGGACGAAGCCTTTCGCTGCAAAGGGATTACCGAACGTTTGCTTGACTTCAGCCGCATGAGCAATGTCACGGTCGCGCCGACCGACCTGGGCGAACTGGTCAGCGAAGTCGTTTCGATGGTCGGCACGCTTGGGCAGTACCGCTGCAAAAGCATCCGCATTGAATGCCCAGAAACCGTCATCGCTGAAATCAACGCTCAGGAAATCCGTCAAGTGATCCTGAACCTCTTAACCAACGCGTTGGAATCGGTTCCCAGTGATGGACTGGTCATCGCCAAAGTGGAAGCGACAAACAGCCAGGCTTCCGTTAGCGTCACGGACAACGGCTGCGGCATGAGCGACGAGGTTTGCGAAAACCTTTTCGAACCCTTCTTTACCCGTCGCCAAGATGGCCGCGGAACCGGGCTCGGCCTCAGCATTACTCACCGCATCATCAGCAAACATGGCGGCGTGATCACCGCTCACAGTGACGGCGAAGGTCACGGATCACGTTTGGAATTCAGCTTGCCTATCAACACTATGGAGCCCAATCATGTCGCGTCTCAAGTCGCCTAA
- a CDS encoding sigma-54-dependent transcriptional regulator, giving the protein MRVLFADDEDNLQELIRSEVPRMGYSVTVCPDGLTAVAAMEKEAFDCLIVDLQMPGFTGIQVIERAAELQPDMDTVIMTGNPSEKTAIEAIQLQVFDYVMKPCRLADIAGLLGRVWERRQNRRQVAALEHRVRRAEGETKLIGDHPTMHEATRLIERVAATDSTILIRGETGTGKELVARSLHEKSDRSDQPFVAINCGALPENLIESELFGHNKGAFTGADAARAGLFEMADGGTLFLDEIGELPLSMQAKLLRVLETGDIRRVGDNETKNIDVRVVCATHRDLEQMVHEGTFREDLMFRINTFEVQVPALRERMSDLPLLANHLLARFRPDMKPDMKDAFAPETLKLLAEHVWPGNVRELANVIEHAAILCDGLPILPEHLPRHFSSRQLRKELRSSGPTSLRDMEMHAIEEALQRHDGNKPAAAAELGISLKTLYNKLNAAIDSKAG; this is encoded by the coding sequence ATGCGGGTCTTGTTCGCTGATGATGAAGACAACTTGCAGGAGTTGATTCGCAGCGAAGTCCCTCGCATGGGATACAGTGTGACGGTCTGCCCCGATGGGTTAACCGCGGTCGCCGCAATGGAAAAAGAGGCCTTCGATTGCTTGATCGTCGACCTCCAGATGCCCGGCTTTACCGGTATCCAGGTGATCGAACGCGCGGCAGAACTTCAGCCCGACATGGATACGGTCATCATGACCGGAAACCCAAGCGAAAAAACAGCGATCGAAGCGATCCAGTTGCAGGTCTTCGACTACGTCATGAAACCTTGCCGGTTGGCCGATATCGCTGGCTTGCTGGGACGGGTTTGGGAACGCCGCCAAAACCGCCGGCAGGTAGCCGCTTTGGAACATCGCGTCCGCCGAGCCGAAGGGGAAACAAAACTGATCGGGGACCATCCGACCATGCACGAAGCAACCCGCTTGATTGAACGGGTCGCCGCCACCGACAGCACGATCCTGATTCGCGGAGAAACAGGAACGGGCAAAGAACTGGTCGCCCGCTCACTGCATGAAAAAAGCGATCGGTCCGACCAACCGTTTGTCGCGATCAACTGCGGGGCCCTGCCCGAAAACCTGATCGAAAGCGAACTGTTCGGACACAACAAAGGAGCCTTTACCGGCGCCGACGCAGCCCGTGCGGGGCTGTTTGAAATGGCCGATGGTGGAACCCTGTTCCTCGATGAAATCGGTGAACTGCCTCTTTCCATGCAGGCCAAACTTCTGCGAGTCCTGGAAACAGGGGACATCCGCCGAGTGGGCGATAACGAAACGAAGAACATCGACGTCCGCGTGGTCTGTGCGACGCACCGCGACCTAGAACAAATGGTGCATGAAGGAACCTTTCGTGAAGACCTGATGTTTCGCATCAACACTTTCGAAGTCCAAGTCCCCGCGCTGCGTGAACGTATGAGCGACCTGCCGCTACTGGCCAATCACTTACTGGCCAGATTTCGACCGGACATGAAACCGGACATGAAAGACGCGTTCGCGCCGGAAACGCTGAAACTGCTCGCCGAACATGTCTGGCCTGGAAACGTTCGGGAACTGGCAAACGTGATTGAACATGCCGCGATCCTCTGCGACGGCCTGCCGATCCTGCCGGAACACCTGCCTCGCCACTTCAGTTCCAGACAATTAAGAAAAGAGCTTCGCAGCAGCGGCCCGACCAGTTTGCGGGACATGGAAATGCATGCGATCGAAGAAGCGTTACAGCGGCACGACGGGAATAAACCTGCAGCAGCCGCCGAACTGGGAATCAGCCTGAAGACGCTGTACAACAAACTGAACGCCGCCATCGACAGCAAAGCTGGCTAG
- a CDS encoding DUF1559 domain-containing protein, with translation MVRRRRSGFTLVELLVVIAIIGVLVGLLLPAVQAAREAARRMQCSNNLKQIGLALHNYESTHRVLPPGGVSSNSATPHTLILPYIEANNSFQLFDFSLDLNSSSANSAAVRQTLDIYQCPSHPASAPGFSWAGHGCYMQNFGGLAPDTNRTAVFPRGEARKFADITDGLSNTAAFSEIKKGVYPGSGSSLAVYARTSPEYYQTATGVSGWTAAMDTTYDIGACDDPSASAWRYRGMQYYRALIVSTFYNHTLTPNSRYRDCINSSSLAAGHLATRSFHPSGVLTLRCDGSVSFGAETVDGLAWLALGTANGGEVLNLP, from the coding sequence ATGGTCCGTCGTCGCAGAAGTGGTTTTACGTTGGTTGAGTTGTTGGTGGTGATTGCGATCATCGGCGTCTTGGTGGGGCTGCTGTTGCCAGCGGTCCAGGCGGCGCGTGAAGCGGCTCGCCGGATGCAGTGCTCCAATAACCTAAAGCAAATTGGTTTGGCTTTGCACAATTACGAATCGACTCATCGCGTGCTGCCGCCGGGCGGGGTTTCATCGAACAGTGCGACGCCCCACACGCTGATCCTTCCTTACATCGAAGCGAATAACAGCTTTCAGCTTTTCGATTTCAGCTTGGATCTAAATAGCAGTTCGGCTAACTCCGCAGCGGTTCGGCAAACGCTGGACATCTACCAATGTCCGTCTCATCCAGCCAGCGCTCCAGGGTTCAGCTGGGCAGGGCACGGTTGTTACATGCAGAACTTTGGTGGCTTGGCTCCGGATACAAATCGCACTGCCGTTTTCCCTCGAGGCGAAGCTCGGAAATTTGCGGACATCACCGATGGACTTAGCAACACCGCGGCATTTTCCGAAATCAAAAAGGGGGTTTATCCAGGCAGCGGTTCTTCCTTGGCCGTCTATGCTCGGACTTCTCCTGAATACTATCAAACCGCGACCGGAGTTTCCGGTTGGACGGCAGCGATGGACACGACTTACGACATCGGAGCCTGCGACGATCCAAGTGCGAGTGCCTGGCGTTATCGCGGGATGCAGTACTACCGAGCTCTCATCGTGTCGACGTTCTACAACCACACGTTGACGCCGAATTCCCGGTACCGCGATTGCATCAACAGTTCCAGCTTAGCTGCGGGGCACTTGGCAACTCGAAGTTTTCATCCTTCGGGCGTCCTGACGCTACGTTGCGACGGGTCGGTTTCTTTTGGTGCGGAAACGGTCGACGGATTAGCTTGGTTGGCGTTGGGAACCGCCAACGGAGGCGAAGTCCTGAATCTTCCGTAA
- the lexA gene encoding transcriptional repressor LexA, producing MEESQKLTDRQQAVYDLIRQLIVTRGYGPTVREIGEEFGIKSPNGVMCHLKALERKGLIRRSPNKSRAIELVHEADRMHGAIPFAGVVAAGPTTLAFEQNDRMNLSEIFSGEDRFLLQVSGDSMIDAHIADGDLVVIQRQSTASPGDMVVAQTPEGEATLKYWHPEDGRIRLQPANEEMEPIYVREAEVLGLAVGIIRPKL from the coding sequence GTGGAAGAAAGTCAAAAGTTAACCGATCGTCAACAAGCGGTTTATGACTTGATTCGGCAGCTGATCGTGACACGAGGCTATGGCCCAACCGTCCGTGAAATCGGCGAAGAATTCGGGATCAAAAGCCCTAACGGGGTGATGTGCCACCTGAAAGCGCTGGAGCGGAAGGGGCTGATTCGCCGGTCTCCTAATAAGTCACGCGCTATCGAACTCGTGCATGAAGCCGATCGGATGCACGGAGCCATTCCATTTGCCGGAGTCGTCGCGGCAGGGCCGACCACGCTTGCCTTTGAACAAAACGACAGGATGAACCTGAGCGAAATATTTTCAGGCGAAGATCGCTTTCTGCTGCAGGTTTCCGGAGATTCCATGATCGATGCACATATCGCCGATGGCGATCTTGTTGTCATCCAACGACAGAGTACCGCTTCCCCTGGAGACATGGTGGTCGCTCAAACTCCGGAAGGTGAAGCGACTCTGAAATATTGGCATCCCGAGGACGGACGGATTCGCTTGCAACCCGCCAATGAAGAAATGGAGCCAATCTACGTTCGAGAAGCCGAAGTGCTGGGACTGGCCGTCGGGATCATTCGCCCCAAACTGTAG
- a CDS encoding oxidoreductase, protein MPAPSYGKIAQIRTPQALQERLASLNLQLPVDPEVLSAAEGSPLAAEGTAEGLRIGNRWCIHPMEGWDAGRDGTPSEWTIRRWQRFGQSGAKLIWGGEAAAVRPDGRANPNQTMALAANEPGLQQLRNVLVEAHQEAAGCTDDLVVGLQLTHSGRFCRPNDKKLLEPRIAYHHPILDKRFQIDPLDHSVVWTDAELDDLIEEYVRAAKLAETCGFQFVDIKSCHGYLLHEFLSARSRPGKYGGDLAGRSRLLLSIIKAVRIACPKLAIGVRLSLFDTLPYQQGEEVGVPAPWDSATEYDAGFGCRADDPLQMDLKEPIELVRLLAAEGVRLLNLSCGSPYYNPHIQRPAIFPPSDGYQLPEDPLCGVVRQVRATAECKAAVPEMFMVGSGYSYLQDYVAHVGQAVVREGMVDSIGLGRMVLSYPELPLDTLAGRPMVRKLICRTFSDCTTAPRNGMISGCFPLDPAYKALPERKQLIEIKKSQS, encoded by the coding sequence ATGCCAGCTCCTAGTTACGGAAAAATTGCTCAGATTCGGACGCCTCAGGCGCTTCAAGAGCGGCTCGCTTCTTTAAATCTGCAGTTGCCTGTCGATCCTGAAGTGTTGTCCGCTGCCGAAGGGTCGCCGCTGGCGGCCGAGGGGACGGCGGAAGGGTTGCGAATTGGGAACCGGTGGTGCATTCACCCGATGGAGGGTTGGGATGCTGGCCGGGATGGGACGCCCAGCGAGTGGACGATCAGGCGATGGCAGCGGTTCGGCCAAAGCGGCGCCAAATTGATCTGGGGTGGAGAGGCCGCCGCCGTCCGCCCCGATGGCCGGGCCAACCCGAATCAGACCATGGCGTTGGCTGCGAACGAGCCGGGGTTGCAGCAACTGCGGAATGTCTTGGTGGAAGCTCATCAGGAGGCCGCCGGCTGTACAGACGACTTGGTGGTCGGGTTGCAGTTGACGCACAGCGGTCGGTTCTGCCGCCCAAACGATAAAAAGCTCTTAGAGCCTCGGATCGCTTATCATCATCCGATTCTGGATAAACGTTTCCAAATCGATCCGCTCGATCATTCGGTCGTCTGGACCGATGCGGAACTGGATGATTTGATCGAGGAATATGTCCGAGCCGCCAAGTTGGCCGAAACCTGTGGGTTTCAGTTTGTCGACATCAAATCCTGTCACGGTTATCTGTTGCACGAATTTCTCAGTGCACGCAGTCGACCGGGAAAATATGGAGGAGACCTGGCGGGGCGGTCGCGATTGTTGCTGTCGATCATTAAAGCGGTTCGAATCGCCTGTCCAAAGCTTGCGATCGGGGTGCGTTTAAGCCTGTTTGATACGTTGCCCTACCAGCAAGGGGAAGAAGTCGGTGTACCAGCACCTTGGGATTCCGCAACCGAATACGATGCTGGGTTTGGCTGCCGAGCGGACGATCCGCTGCAGATGGATCTTAAGGAACCGATTGAATTGGTCCGGCTGTTGGCCGCCGAAGGCGTTCGTTTGCTGAATCTTAGTTGTGGCAGTCCCTACTACAATCCGCACATACAACGTCCCGCGATCTTTCCGCCGAGTGACGGTTACCAGTTGCCCGAGGACCCGTTGTGTGGAGTCGTACGGCAGGTCCGAGCGACCGCCGAATGCAAAGCCGCAGTCCCCGAGATGTTTATGGTCGGTAGCGGCTATAGCTACCTGCAGGACTACGTCGCGCATGTCGGTCAAGCGGTTGTCCGTGAGGGGATGGTCGATTCGATCGGACTGGGGCGGATGGTGTTGTCCTATCCCGAATTGCCGCTCGACACCTTGGCGGGCCGACCGATGGTCCGGAAATTGATTTGCCGGACGTTTAGCGATTGCACCACAGCTCCGCGCAACGGGATGATCAGTGGTTGCTTCCCTCTTGATCCGGCTTACAAAGCCCTGCCCGAACGCAAGCAATTGATCGAGATCAAAAAATCGCAGAGCTAA
- a CDS encoding dockerin type I domain-containing protein produces the protein MNWFRRIGQAGRQRKVRGRIEVLEARNLLATVGETFVLTEVVDTAGLAGATSAIVDWGDGTSSVANVSGDAAPGPLRIRFDYSLDADGFFAGAERKAILQAAADSIVQRFADRLDSIQPSGGNTWVPAIIHPRTGSSHSLATSFGVQANELVIFVGARDLPQNQVGQGATGYFSTASGSSSWLDKIRSRGQEGALGTSLNDIGPWGGSLAFDTKDQSGENRDWFFGEDISEIGSGQNDFFSVAVHELAHVLGFGTFYVGATSSAWEVLAGSGSFGGESASTLYGTDVPLSGVSHWQDGLEVDGRETNMDPSLTKGTRVLFSPLDFAAMKDIGWTVSDLTATVQASHTYQDSGAYDVQVLVRGNRVGQLSETLAVDVAAVQLPYFQNPVNRFDVDGNGRVEPQDALEIINQLNRRNGRSELVPGEEPTDLAFIDVDGDYLLIPLDALEVINRLNQLSRRVVGESLPTEDTLASSLSDQAIVDFSWEWERQRRAL, from the coding sequence ATGAATTGGTTTCGGCGAATTGGCCAAGCTGGCCGGCAGCGAAAGGTTCGCGGCCGGATCGAAGTCTTGGAGGCTCGTAATTTGTTGGCCACCGTCGGCGAAACCTTCGTATTGACCGAGGTGGTCGACACGGCTGGATTGGCAGGTGCCACTTCGGCGATTGTGGACTGGGGCGACGGCACGAGCAGCGTCGCTAACGTTTCTGGCGACGCCGCACCTGGGCCACTCAGAATTCGTTTTGATTATTCCCTGGATGCAGACGGTTTCTTTGCCGGCGCTGAAAGGAAAGCCATTCTGCAGGCGGCCGCGGATTCCATCGTGCAGCGATTTGCCGATCGTTTGGATTCGATTCAACCCAGCGGAGGTAATACATGGGTTCCCGCGATTATCCATCCACGCACAGGAAGTTCACACTCCTTGGCGACATCCTTTGGGGTGCAAGCGAATGAACTGGTGATCTTTGTGGGGGCGCGAGACTTGCCACAGAACCAAGTGGGGCAGGGGGCCACCGGATATTTTTCGACCGCCAGCGGCAGTTCATCGTGGCTGGATAAGATCCGGTCACGCGGTCAGGAGGGGGCGTTGGGGACTAGCCTGAACGACATCGGGCCTTGGGGAGGATCGCTTGCGTTCGATACGAAAGACCAAAGTGGGGAGAACCGAGATTGGTTTTTTGGAGAGGATATTTCGGAAATCGGCTCAGGCCAGAATGACTTTTTTTCCGTGGCGGTTCACGAACTGGCTCATGTCCTTGGATTTGGAACCTTTTACGTTGGGGCGACATCCTCTGCGTGGGAAGTGCTGGCCGGCAGTGGCAGCTTCGGCGGCGAATCGGCCTCGACACTGTACGGAACGGACGTGCCGCTATCGGGAGTTTCCCATTGGCAGGACGGTCTGGAAGTGGATGGCCGCGAAACCAATATGGATCCTTCGTTGACGAAGGGGACGCGAGTTTTATTTTCCCCACTCGATTTTGCCGCCATGAAAGATATTGGCTGGACGGTTTCCGATTTGACAGCGACGGTCCAAGCGTCACACACCTATCAGGACTCCGGTGCGTATGACGTTCAGGTGCTTGTGCGGGGAAATCGGGTTGGGCAGTTAAGCGAAACCCTGGCGGTCGATGTCGCGGCTGTTCAGCTTCCGTATTTTCAAAATCCGGTTAATCGTTTCGATGTGGATGGAAACGGGCGGGTGGAACCGCAGGATGCTCTGGAGATCATCAACCAATTAAATCGCCGCAACGGCAGATCGGAACTGGTGCCCGGAGAGGAACCGACCGATCTTGCTTTTATCGACGTTGACGGAGACTACTTGCTCATTCCTTTAGATGCCCTGGAAGTCATCAATCGTCTGAACCAGTTGTCTCGCCGCGTAGTGGGGGAATCGTTGCCGACAGAAGATACCCTTGCCAGCTCATTGAGTGATCAAGCGATTGTGGATTTCAGTTGGGAATGGGAGCGGCAACGCAGGGCGCTGTAA